Proteins from one Pseudarthrobacter sp. BIM B-2242 genomic window:
- a CDS encoding MoaD/ThiS family protein, with amino-acid sequence MKVRYFAAARAAAGVEEEGFDLPPGATVADLLEAVLAVERAEPPSGTPPLHRILSRSSYLLNEVAVRDRSAVLNPGDVVDVLPPFAGG; translated from the coding sequence TTGAAAGTACGTTACTTCGCTGCCGCACGCGCCGCCGCCGGGGTGGAAGAGGAAGGCTTCGACCTTCCCCCGGGGGCGACCGTGGCCGACCTTCTGGAGGCAGTTCTCGCCGTGGAACGCGCCGAGCCGCCTTCCGGTACTCCCCCCTTGCACCGGATCCTGTCCCGGAGCAGTTACCTGCTCAACGAAGTGGCTGTTCGCGACCGCAGTGCTGTGTTAAATCCAGGCGATGTTGTGGATGTGCTGCCGCCTTTCGCTGGCGGGTAG
- the moaA gene encoding GTP 3',8-cyclase MoaA produces the protein MTVQLGMPQPRDDAGPALPPARPAGTPAGLLDQYGRRATDMRLSLTDKCNLRCTYCMPAEGLEWLAKQAVMSADEIVRIVRIGVDHLGVRELRLTGGEPLVRADLVDIIAALRSNHPELPISMTTNGVGLDKKAAALKAAGLTRINVSLDSLHEETFTKLTRRPFLDRVLAGVDAAWAAGLGPVKLNAVLMRGINDAESPSLLAWALDRGYELRFIEQMPLDADHGWTRRNMITAAEIRSLLSVDYVLSPDPRARDGAPAERFEVRRRVAETVGTAGSDAERLSAEGPVLGTVGIIASVTEPFCADCRRTRITAEGKIMSCLFSREEFDLLGLLRGGASDEALAERWQDAMWVKPKAHGMDHTGLGAADFVQPDRSMSAIGG, from the coding sequence ATGACTGTTCAGCTAGGCATGCCGCAACCCCGGGACGACGCAGGTCCGGCCCTGCCTCCTGCCCGGCCAGCCGGCACGCCGGCGGGACTCCTTGATCAGTACGGCCGCAGGGCCACCGACATGCGGCTCTCCCTGACGGACAAGTGCAACCTGCGCTGTACCTACTGCATGCCTGCCGAGGGGCTTGAGTGGCTGGCCAAGCAGGCAGTGATGAGCGCCGACGAAATCGTGCGGATTGTCCGCATCGGGGTGGATCACCTGGGGGTGCGTGAACTGCGCCTGACCGGCGGGGAGCCCCTGGTGCGGGCAGACCTGGTGGACATCATTGCCGCCCTCCGCAGCAACCATCCGGAGCTCCCCATCTCCATGACCACCAACGGTGTTGGTTTGGATAAAAAGGCCGCCGCGCTCAAGGCTGCGGGCCTGACGCGCATCAACGTTTCCCTCGATTCGCTGCACGAGGAGACCTTCACCAAGCTCACCCGCCGCCCGTTCCTGGACCGTGTGCTGGCCGGCGTGGACGCAGCGTGGGCCGCAGGTCTGGGGCCAGTGAAGCTCAACGCCGTGCTGATGCGCGGCATCAACGACGCCGAGTCGCCCTCCCTGCTCGCCTGGGCCCTGGACCGCGGCTACGAACTGCGGTTCATCGAGCAGATGCCCCTGGATGCCGACCACGGCTGGACCCGCCGGAACATGATTACGGCTGCCGAGATTCGTTCGTTGCTTTCTGTGGACTACGTCCTCAGCCCGGACCCGCGTGCCCGCGACGGCGCCCCGGCAGAACGCTTTGAAGTACGACGCCGGGTGGCTGAGACAGTGGGAACGGCCGGTTCTGATGCGGAGCGGCTGAGCGCCGAGGGGCCGGTGCTGGGCACCGTGGGGATCATCGCGTCCGTCACTGAGCCGTTCTGCGCCGATTGCCGACGCACGCGGATCACTGCGGAGGGCAAGATCATGAGCTGCCTGTTCTCGCGCGAGGAGTTTGATTTGCTGGGCCTTCTTCGCGGGGGCGCCAGCGATGAGGCACTGGCCGAACGCTGGCAGGATGCCATGTGGGTCAAGCCCAAGGCACATGGAATGGACCACACCGGTCTCGGCGCCGCGGACTTTGTCCAGCCGGACCGCAGCATGAGCGCCATCGGAGGCTGA
- a CDS encoding molybdopterin-dependent oxidoreductase codes for MRDGRHHAAQGSRRWAAASGAVSAVAAVVTGELLAGLLSPSLSPLTAVGGVVIDGLPPGVKDWAVALFGTADKAVFVAGMLLVVAAAGAVAGILEQRRRYAGTAIVAAFGLAGLVAVLTRAQLTPGAVPVPLLAALAGALLLRYLLRRLREDSDAVHPAPKGTQDPGRRTFLQALAAGAGVTAVAGVVAGIWRGAASGISTARERLQLPAPASKAPAIPAGAGVTLDGMQPLVTPNRDFYRIDTALIVPVIDPETWSLRVTGMVDREIDLNLADLLAKPLIERHVTIACVSNEVGGELIGNARWLGWPVRELLALAGPQAGADMVLSRSSDGWTAGTPLGVLTDERDAILAVGMNGEPLPLEHGFPVRMIVPGLYGYVSATKWLTELRVTRFADDEGYWTPRGWSERGPIKTASRIDVPRTGRRVSAGTVMFGGVAWSQHTGIGTVELRVNRGPWQQADLAPGISPDTWYQWQLGMELTPGQYEVQVRATDLSGKPQAEERRPVAPDGATGFHTIRVDVNP; via the coding sequence ATGCGCGATGGTCGCCACCATGCCGCGCAAGGCAGCCGCCGCTGGGCTGCGGCGTCAGGCGCGGTTTCCGCAGTGGCCGCGGTTGTGACCGGCGAGTTGCTCGCGGGACTGCTGAGCCCGTCCCTGTCGCCACTGACAGCTGTAGGCGGGGTGGTGATCGACGGTCTGCCTCCGGGGGTGAAGGACTGGGCGGTGGCCCTGTTCGGCACGGCGGACAAAGCGGTATTTGTGGCGGGGATGCTGCTGGTGGTGGCAGCAGCGGGTGCAGTCGCCGGGATCCTGGAACAGCGCAGGCGGTACGCCGGAACCGCCATCGTGGCTGCTTTTGGACTCGCGGGGCTCGTCGCCGTTCTTACCCGCGCGCAGTTGACACCCGGGGCGGTGCCGGTTCCCCTCCTCGCGGCCCTGGCCGGCGCACTCTTGCTGAGGTATTTGCTCCGCAGGCTCCGGGAAGACTCTGATGCGGTCCACCCGGCCCCAAAGGGAACACAAGATCCCGGCCGGCGCACCTTCCTGCAGGCCCTCGCAGCGGGCGCCGGCGTGACGGCCGTGGCCGGAGTTGTTGCCGGTATCTGGCGGGGTGCGGCTTCCGGCATCAGCACTGCCCGCGAAAGACTGCAGCTTCCCGCCCCGGCATCGAAGGCGCCCGCGATTCCGGCCGGCGCAGGGGTGACCCTGGACGGAATGCAGCCCCTGGTCACGCCGAACAGGGACTTCTACCGGATTGACACAGCACTGATCGTTCCGGTCATCGACCCCGAAACGTGGTCGCTGCGGGTGACCGGGATGGTGGACCGGGAGATCGACCTGAACCTGGCCGACCTGCTGGCCAAACCACTGATCGAACGGCACGTGACCATCGCCTGTGTCTCCAACGAAGTGGGCGGCGAACTCATCGGCAATGCCCGCTGGCTCGGCTGGCCGGTGCGGGAACTGCTCGCTCTGGCGGGCCCCCAAGCCGGTGCCGACATGGTCCTTTCCCGCAGCTCAGACGGCTGGACCGCCGGCACGCCGCTGGGAGTTCTGACCGACGAAAGGGATGCCATATTGGCGGTGGGAATGAACGGCGAACCGCTGCCTCTGGAACATGGCTTCCCGGTGCGGATGATCGTACCCGGCCTCTACGGCTACGTGTCCGCGACCAAATGGCTGACGGAACTGCGGGTCACCAGATTCGCCGACGACGAAGGCTACTGGACACCGCGCGGCTGGTCCGAACGCGGCCCTATCAAGACGGCCTCCAGGATTGATGTGCCCCGCACCGGCAGGCGTGTGAGCGCCGGCACCGTGATGTTCGGCGGGGTGGCATGGTCGCAGCACACCGGCATCGGGACAGTCGAACTGCGCGTCAACCGGGGTCCGTGGCAGCAGGCTGACCTCGCCCCGGGGATCTCTCCTGACACGTGGTACCAGTGGCAGCTGGGCATGGAACTGACGCCTGGCCAGTATGAGGTGCAGGTCCGCGCCACAGACCTCAGTGGCAAACCGCAGGCTGAGGAACGCCGTCCCGTTGCGCCGGACGGAGCCACCGGCTTCCACACCATTAGAGTTGACGTGAATCCATGA
- the glp gene encoding gephyrin-like molybdotransferase Glp, with translation MHSSPHEHGGAPHRSRSVASHRAAVAGLLAPLLTEARAESVALRDALGKGLANDIAAPLSLPPFANSQMDGFAINSADVPDGGAELRVVDPVPAGATPAALGRGDAAPIMTGAMIPAGADAVVPVERAVPDRFPVPGVASTVWLPATAPGTFVRSAGSDVAAGERALAAGTFLGPAQLGLLAALGIGDVTVRRPLTVLLATTGDEVVEPGQPLPAGKIYDSNGTLLESAMRQAGLSVVRTAIASDRPDELRALLRSHAGTVDLIVTTGGVSKGAYEVVRQAMDGEATEFVHVAMQPGGPQGIGTFDGVPFLGFPGNPVSCLVSFEMFLRPVLSELFGSPAPRTALPARLAHSLTSPEHKHQVRRGTFQADGSVRLEGGDSSHLMHALAGSNALVHVPAGVSALAEGDEVEVWML, from the coding sequence ATGCACAGCTCTCCGCACGAGCACGGCGGTGCCCCGCACCGGTCACGGTCCGTTGCCAGTCACCGGGCCGCCGTCGCCGGACTGCTGGCACCGCTGCTCACCGAAGCCAGGGCGGAATCCGTTGCGCTGAGGGACGCACTCGGCAAGGGCCTGGCCAATGATATTGCTGCGCCCCTGAGCCTTCCGCCGTTCGCCAACTCCCAGATGGACGGCTTCGCCATCAACAGTGCGGACGTGCCCGACGGCGGTGCGGAGCTCAGGGTGGTTGATCCGGTCCCGGCAGGTGCCACCCCCGCGGCGCTTGGACGCGGCGATGCTGCCCCCATCATGACAGGAGCGATGATTCCTGCCGGTGCTGACGCCGTCGTGCCCGTCGAACGTGCCGTCCCGGACCGGTTCCCCGTCCCCGGTGTGGCAAGTACTGTGTGGTTGCCCGCGACGGCGCCGGGCACCTTCGTACGCTCTGCCGGCAGCGACGTTGCGGCGGGGGAGCGGGCGCTGGCTGCGGGAACCTTCCTGGGCCCGGCGCAGCTGGGGTTGCTCGCTGCCTTGGGCATCGGCGACGTGACCGTTCGCCGGCCGCTGACTGTCCTCCTGGCCACCACTGGCGACGAAGTGGTTGAACCGGGCCAGCCGCTGCCGGCCGGAAAAATCTACGACTCCAACGGAACACTCCTCGAAAGTGCCATGCGCCAGGCGGGCCTGAGCGTGGTGCGCACGGCCATCGCCTCGGACCGTCCCGACGAACTCCGGGCACTGCTGCGAAGCCATGCCGGCACCGTGGACCTGATCGTCACCACGGGCGGGGTCAGCAAGGGAGCCTATGAAGTTGTCCGCCAGGCCATGGACGGCGAGGCCACCGAGTTCGTCCACGTGGCGATGCAGCCGGGCGGCCCGCAGGGGATCGGGACGTTCGACGGCGTGCCGTTCCTCGGTTTCCCGGGGAACCCGGTGAGCTGCCTGGTGTCCTTCGAAATGTTCCTGCGGCCGGTGCTGTCCGAACTCTTCGGCTCGCCCGCTCCCCGGACCGCCCTGCCGGCCCGGCTGGCCCACAGCCTCACCTCGCCCGAACACAAACACCAGGTCCGCCGCGGGACCTTCCAGGCTGACGGCAGCGTGCGCCTCGAAGGGGGCGACAGCTCCCACCTCATGCATGCGCTCGCCGGCTCCAACGCCCTGGTGCATGTGCCGGCCGGGGTCTCGGCGCTCGCCGAGGGCGATGAGGTGGAAGTATGGATGCTGTGA
- the moaC gene encoding cyclic pyranopterin monophosphate synthase MoaC has product MDAVNPEQTPPALTHLRQDGSAQMVDVSNKAETTREATATATVRTTPEVMGLLGSGGLPKGDALAVARVAGIMAAKKTPELIPLCHPLPLSKVTVDFQLAADSVDIVATVKTRGVTGVEMEALTAASVAALSVYDMIKAVDKHAVLTDIKVLAKSGGKSGDWTL; this is encoded by the coding sequence ATGGATGCTGTGAATCCAGAACAGACCCCGCCGGCGCTGACCCACCTTCGCCAGGACGGCAGCGCCCAAATGGTGGACGTGTCAAACAAGGCCGAAACCACCCGGGAGGCCACAGCCACTGCCACCGTCCGGACAACCCCTGAAGTGATGGGCCTGCTGGGCTCCGGCGGATTGCCCAAGGGTGATGCCCTGGCCGTAGCCCGCGTCGCCGGGATCATGGCCGCCAAAAAGACCCCGGAGCTCATCCCGCTGTGCCATCCGCTGCCACTGTCGAAGGTGACCGTGGACTTCCAGCTGGCGGCCGATTCCGTGGACATCGTGGCCACGGTCAAGACCCGTGGGGTCACCGGTGTAGAGATGGAAGCGCTGACAGCTGCGTCGGTGGCTGCCCTGAGCGTTTACGACATGATCAAGGCAGTGGACAAGCACGCTGTACTGACAGACATCAAAGTGCTGGCCAAAAGCGGCGGCAAGAGCGGGGACTGGACACTATGA
- a CDS encoding MogA/MoaB family molybdenum cofactor biosynthesis protein, producing MSTDSTFLPEPPPGPHASEPHVPGPHTREQHTHGEVQGRKAGIVIASTRAAAGIYEDETGPVITDWLTEHGFEAYPAMVVPDGEPVGAAIRALLTQHPAVVITSGGTGLSPDDRTPDVTLPLLDREIPGIMEAIRRAGALKTPLAALSRGHAGAAGRTFIINLPGSPKGVMDGLSVLDPVIGHLCDQLEGRNGH from the coding sequence ATGAGCACTGACAGTACGTTCCTGCCCGAGCCGCCGCCTGGGCCGCATGCGTCTGAGCCGCATGTGCCTGGGCCGCACACCCGCGAGCAACACACGCACGGTGAGGTACAGGGCCGGAAGGCCGGAATTGTCATCGCCTCAACGCGGGCTGCGGCCGGAATTTACGAGGACGAAACGGGCCCTGTCATCACGGACTGGCTCACCGAGCACGGCTTCGAGGCCTACCCGGCCATGGTGGTTCCCGACGGCGAGCCGGTGGGCGCCGCCATCCGGGCGCTCCTGACCCAGCACCCCGCCGTCGTCATCACCAGCGGCGGGACAGGACTCAGCCCGGATGACCGGACTCCCGATGTGACCTTGCCCCTGCTGGACCGGGAGATTCCCGGAATCATGGAGGCCATCAGGCGTGCCGGTGCGCTCAAAACGCCGCTCGCCGCGTTGAGCCGGGGCCATGCCGGAGCCGCCGGCCGGACATTCATTATCAACCTGCCCGGTTCGCCGAAAGGCGTCATGGACGGGCTGTCCGTCCTGGATCCCGTAATCGGGCACCTTTGCGACCAACTGGAGGGCCGGAATGGGCACTGA
- a CDS encoding molybdenum cofactor biosynthesis protein MoaE, with protein MGTESVFEVVHAVLSAEPIAVEQAIAAVESDTAGAVVSFSGVVRNHDGGKAVERLSYSAHPTAHQVMADVVARLVAEHSDGSPGAKPVRIWAAHRIGLLEIGDPALVCAVSAAHRGQAFAVCSELVDRIKEQVPIWKEQFFADGTVEWVGAGG; from the coding sequence ATGGGCACTGAATCAGTTTTTGAAGTGGTCCACGCCGTCCTGAGCGCCGAGCCGATCGCTGTGGAACAGGCCATCGCCGCCGTCGAATCGGACACCGCCGGCGCCGTGGTGAGCTTCAGCGGGGTGGTGCGGAACCACGACGGCGGCAAGGCAGTCGAGCGTCTCAGCTACAGCGCGCACCCGACGGCCCACCAGGTCATGGCCGATGTCGTCGCACGCCTGGTTGCCGAGCATTCGGACGGGTCGCCCGGGGCGAAGCCGGTGCGGATCTGGGCCGCCCACCGCATCGGCCTGCTGGAGATTGGCGATCCCGCGCTGGTATGTGCGGTATCTGCAGCCCACCGTGGCCAGGCCTTTGCCGTATGTTCGGAACTTGTGGACCGGATCAAGGAGCAGGTTCCCATCTGGAAGGAACAGTTCTTCGCCGACGGCACAGTGGAATGGGTCGGCGCCGGCGGCTGA
- the dapB gene encoding 4-hydroxy-tetrahydrodipicolinate reductase produces the protein MTEQHSAPSRVAVLGANGRMGAEAVKAVEAAADMTLVAALGRGDSLDKLAAADAEFVVDLTVPESTEANVRYAVEHGMHAVVGTTGWDSDRLAALEALLAQHPETGVLIAPNFALGSVLASAFAAKASKYFESVEIIELHHPDKVDAPSGTAVRTAQLISAERAAAHVPASPDATTSELDGARGCDVDGVRVHSVRLRGLVAHQEVLLGGPGEQLTLRHDSFDRASFMPGVLLGIRNVAANPGLTVGLDGYLDLGV, from the coding sequence ATGACCGAACAACACTCCGCACCCAGCCGTGTGGCTGTCCTTGGCGCCAACGGGCGCATGGGCGCCGAGGCCGTCAAGGCCGTCGAAGCCGCCGCCGATATGACTCTTGTTGCCGCCCTGGGACGTGGGGATTCGCTGGATAAGCTGGCCGCCGCCGACGCCGAATTCGTGGTGGACCTCACCGTTCCCGAAAGCACCGAGGCGAACGTACGCTATGCGGTCGAGCACGGCATGCACGCCGTGGTGGGAACCACCGGGTGGGATTCAGACCGGCTCGCCGCCCTGGAAGCACTCCTCGCGCAGCACCCGGAAACCGGCGTGCTGATCGCCCCCAACTTCGCCCTCGGCTCCGTGCTTGCCTCCGCCTTCGCCGCCAAGGCTTCAAAGTACTTCGAGTCCGTGGAGATCATCGAACTTCATCACCCCGACAAAGTGGATGCGCCCTCCGGAACTGCCGTCCGCACCGCCCAGCTCATCTCGGCCGAGCGGGCAGCTGCACACGTCCCGGCCAGCCCTGACGCAACCACCAGTGAACTCGACGGCGCCCGGGGATGCGACGTGGACGGAGTCCGCGTCCACAGCGTCAGGCTTCGCGGGCTCGTTGCCCACCAGGAAGTCCTGCTCGGCGGGCCGGGGGAGCAGCTGACGCTTCGGCACGATTCCTTTGACCGCGCCTCGTTTATGCCCGGCGTCCTGCTGGGCATCCGAAACGTGGCGGCGAACCCGGGCCTGACGGTAGGCCTGGACGGCTACCTGGACCTGGGAGTCTAA
- a CDS encoding heparan-alpha-glucosaminide N-acetyltransferase domain-containing protein — protein MTSRATARPSRAPRPSTATDRLRGIDAARGLALLGMMATHLLPTFEATADLTPTWIGLTFSGRAAALFAVLAGVGLALSTGKQVPLEGTALSAARRGIALRALVIAAVGLSLGGLEVNLAIILVHYALLFLCVLPFLGLRIKALCAWAAGWIVLSPVLAYLLRPWLMASEPPLHLGHNPSWEDLSTPFPLLGDLFLTGYYPVFQWLAYLLVGLVIGRLALTKAMVPVLLLTLGTAVAALAKALGTAAMESWGGRAALEQVLNAPGYPLSSVLQVNLTGIRQEGSWWWLASAAPHSATSLDLAHTCGVAAAVVGACLLLGRLADWVDLDLLLPLRGAGAMTLTLYSAHVWVVSGFYLKPLPAGWTEDGMYFAHAATAVVVGMAFVLLKWRGPLELVGHAANQLGRNGRISGR, from the coding sequence ATGACGTCCCGAGCCACAGCCAGACCCTCCCGGGCGCCCCGACCCTCCACCGCAACAGACCGTCTCCGCGGCATTGACGCGGCCAGGGGGCTCGCGCTCCTCGGCATGATGGCGACGCACCTCCTGCCCACGTTCGAGGCCACTGCCGATCTCACTCCCACATGGATCGGCCTGACCTTCTCCGGCCGGGCAGCAGCCCTCTTCGCCGTGTTGGCCGGTGTGGGACTTGCGCTCTCCACCGGCAAGCAGGTGCCGCTGGAAGGGACTGCGCTGAGCGCTGCCCGCCGTGGCATCGCCCTGCGCGCGCTCGTGATCGCTGCCGTCGGACTTTCACTGGGCGGACTGGAAGTGAACCTCGCGATCATCCTGGTCCACTACGCCCTGCTGTTTCTGTGCGTCCTGCCGTTCCTGGGCCTCAGGATCAAAGCGCTCTGTGCGTGGGCAGCAGGCTGGATCGTCCTTTCACCGGTGCTCGCCTACTTGCTCCGTCCCTGGCTCATGGCGTCGGAGCCGCCGCTCCACCTGGGGCATAACCCGTCCTGGGAGGATCTTTCGACGCCCTTTCCGCTGCTGGGCGACCTGTTCCTGACCGGCTACTACCCGGTGTTCCAATGGCTGGCCTATTTGTTGGTGGGCCTTGTCATAGGCCGGCTGGCGCTCACCAAGGCGATGGTTCCTGTCCTGCTGCTGACCCTAGGCACAGCCGTTGCCGCCCTTGCCAAGGCTTTGGGGACTGCCGCGATGGAGAGCTGGGGCGGCCGGGCAGCCCTGGAGCAGGTGCTGAATGCCCCCGGATACCCGCTCAGCAGCGTCCTCCAGGTCAACCTCACCGGGATCCGGCAGGAAGGCTCGTGGTGGTGGCTGGCATCCGCTGCACCGCATTCCGCCACCAGCCTGGATCTAGCCCACACCTGCGGAGTGGCAGCGGCCGTGGTGGGAGCGTGCCTGCTGCTCGGCAGGCTGGCCGACTGGGTGGACCTGGATCTGCTCTTGCCGCTGCGCGGGGCGGGCGCCATGACGCTGACCCTCTACTCGGCCCATGTCTGGGTGGTGTCCGGGTTCTACCTGAAGCCCCTGCCGGCCGGCTGGACCGAGGACGGGATGTACTTCGCGCACGCCGCCACGGCCGTCGTCGTAGGCATGGCCTTTGTGCTGCTGAAATGGCGGGGGCCGCTGGAGCTCGTTGGCCACGCTGCCAACCAGCTGGGCCGCAATGGAAGGATCAGCGGGCGGTAG
- a CDS encoding carbon-nitrogen hydrolase family protein has protein sequence MTEALTVSAIQYTALDGGIMPNVDEHVRLIEDAESHGARLVVFPELSLTGYNLPLLADDDAWLRPDDPRLDDLHEICRRTGITAVAGAAYREADGTPRLAGLAVHPDGTTDFGFKTHLHGPEESLFAAGERAMLLEVDGWRVALAMCADASVPAHSTEAALAGADVYAVSALYTQAEEHRLALHLGARAMDNRVFGLLANLGGATPQGQSCGLSGFWGPDGLPMKSAAGTGTEVVTAVLLRSAIRKFR, from the coding sequence GTGACCGAAGCCCTGACGGTGTCCGCCATCCAGTACACGGCCCTGGATGGCGGGATCATGCCAAATGTCGATGAACATGTGCGGCTGATTGAGGACGCTGAATCGCACGGCGCCCGGCTGGTGGTCTTCCCGGAGTTGTCGCTGACCGGTTACAACCTGCCGCTGCTGGCTGACGATGACGCGTGGCTTCGGCCCGATGACCCGCGGCTGGACGACCTCCACGAGATCTGCCGCCGGACCGGGATCACCGCCGTGGCAGGGGCTGCTTACCGCGAGGCTGACGGCACGCCGCGGCTGGCGGGCCTCGCCGTCCACCCGGACGGCACCACTGATTTTGGTTTCAAGACCCATCTTCACGGACCGGAGGAGAGCCTGTTCGCCGCCGGTGAGCGTGCCATGCTCCTCGAAGTGGATGGCTGGCGGGTCGCGCTGGCCATGTGCGCCGATGCGTCTGTCCCCGCCCACTCCACAGAGGCGGCGCTCGCCGGGGCCGATGTCTATGCCGTCTCCGCGCTCTACACGCAGGCGGAGGAACACCGGCTTGCCCTGCACCTTGGTGCCCGGGCCATGGACAACCGGGTGTTCGGCCTCCTTGCAAATCTCGGCGGAGCTACTCCACAGGGACAGTCCTGCGGACTCAGTGGCTTCTGGGGGCCGGACGGACTCCCGATGAAAAGCGCGGCCGGCACCGGCACGGAGGTGGTCACCGCAGTTTTGCTGCGGAGCGCCATCCGGAAATTCCGCTGA
- the dapA gene encoding 4-hydroxy-tetrahydrodipicolinate synthase, whose product MPHKSATIPALGTLLTAMVTPFTKDGAVDYRQAAELATKLVDDGCDGLVVTGTTGETSTLSDEENLGMFRAVKEAVGDRAAIIAGTGTNDTAHSVRLSQQAAALGVDGLLLVTPYYNKPSQAGLRAHFETVASATDVPVMLYDIPGRSSIAIEPETMIRLAQHPNIVAVKDAKADFMAASRVMAETDLHFYSGDDGLTLPWMSLGAVGLVGVTTHIATRRFREMIDAINANDLGTARKINFELLPVVRATMTRVQGAVAAKQILKWQGVLPNSIVRLPLVEPDEAEIETIREDLAEAGLVFS is encoded by the coding sequence ATGCCTCACAAATCCGCCACCATTCCTGCCCTTGGTACGCTCCTGACCGCCATGGTCACGCCCTTCACCAAGGACGGTGCCGTGGATTACCGGCAGGCGGCCGAACTCGCCACCAAGCTTGTGGACGATGGCTGCGACGGCCTGGTAGTCACCGGCACCACCGGTGAGACGTCCACCCTCTCCGACGAGGAAAACCTTGGCATGTTCCGCGCCGTCAAGGAGGCCGTGGGGGACCGCGCTGCCATCATCGCCGGCACCGGAACCAATGACACCGCACACTCGGTGCGCCTGTCCCAGCAGGCGGCTGCGCTCGGCGTCGACGGCCTGCTGCTCGTCACGCCGTACTACAACAAGCCCAGCCAGGCCGGCCTCCGTGCACACTTCGAAACCGTCGCGTCCGCGACAGACGTTCCAGTGATGCTTTATGACATCCCGGGCCGCTCCTCCATCGCGATCGAGCCCGAGACCATGATCCGCCTGGCCCAGCACCCGAACATCGTTGCGGTCAAGGACGCCAAAGCTGACTTCATGGCGGCCAGCCGCGTGATGGCCGAGACTGACCTGCACTTCTACTCCGGCGACGACGGCCTGACCCTGCCCTGGATGTCGTTGGGCGCCGTCGGCCTGGTGGGCGTGACAACGCACATTGCCACCCGCCGCTTCCGGGAAATGATCGACGCCATCAACGCGAACGACCTCGGAACTGCCCGTAAGATCAACTTCGAGCTGCTGCCCGTGGTGCGGGCAACGATGACCCGCGTCCAGGGAGCCGTTGCGGCCAAACAAATTCTTAAATGGCAGGGAGTCCTGCCCAACTCGATTGTCCGTTTGCCCCTCGTGGAGCCGGACGAAGCCGAGATCGAAACCATCCGCGAGGATTTGGCGGAAGCGGGGCTGGTCTTTTCCTGA